A window of the Arachis duranensis cultivar V14167 chromosome 5, aradu.V14167.gnm2.J7QH, whole genome shotgun sequence genome harbors these coding sequences:
- the LOC107491634 gene encoding vacuolar iron transporter homolog 3 translates to MASNQASLNHTNKQVFHSNNNNDLEQQATTTTPLEIIETKKEEEEEEDFFDYSRRSQWLRAAVLGANDGLVSTASLMMGVGAVKQDIKAMILTGFAGLVAGACSMAIGEFVSVYSQLDVELAQMKRDKERGNNNNNNSDEEEEEERLPNPLQAAAASALAFSIGAMVPLLSASFIREYKVRLGVVVAAVTFALVLFGWLGAVLGKVPVFRSSLRVLLGGWMAMAITFALTKLIGSSAL, encoded by the coding sequence atgGCATCAAATCAGGCTTCCCTCAATCACACCAACAAACAAGTCTTTcatagcaacaacaacaatgaccTTGAGCAacaagcaacaacaacaacaccaCTTGAGATCATTGAAAccaagaaggaggaagaagaagaagaagatttctTTGACTACTCAAGAAGATCTCAATGGCTACGTGCTGCGGTTCTTGGAGCCAATGATGGGTTGGTCTCAACAGCATCACTAATGATGGGTGTTGGAGCAGTGAAACAAGACATCAAAGCCATGATCCTCACCGGTTTTGCAGGCTTAGTTGCCGGCGCTTGCAGCATGGCCATAGGTGAGTTTGTGTCTGTCTACTCGCAACTCGACGTTGAACTCGCTCAAATGAAGAGGGACAAAGAAAgaggaaacaataacaacaacaattctgacgaagaagaagaagaagaaagattgCCAAACCCTTTACAAGCAGCAGCAGCATCAGCTTTGGCATTTTCTATTGGTGCAATGGTGCCATTGCTTTCTGCTTCTTTCATAAGAGAATATAAGGTGAGGCTTGGTGTGGTTGTGGCTGCTGTAACCTTTGCTTTGGTTCTGTTTGGTTGGTTAGGTGCTGTTCTTGGTAAGGTTCCTGTTTTTAGGTCTTCTTTAAGGGTTCTTCTTGGTGGTTGGATGGCCATGGCTATTACTTTTGCTCTTACCAAGTTGATAGGATCAAGTGCTCTTTAA
- the LOC107491633 gene encoding uncharacterized protein LOC107491633 encodes MADREEEDLQMAIRMSMQQHSPPEPKRSKPRDAVAGAVSGLPEESPEAKSRRMQRELMAAAAEKRMMAMAATSTATVNKSDLPTATAAGKGGKGGGDVVMTEEKGKAVRSEGGSERLMSKELSAEEANELFALVFGSEVSKGILAQWCNQGIRFSSDPETSMGLVQHEGGPCGVLAAIQAFALKYILFFRNELKDALFMPQNRVLRGSSSKSQSVPSNVFSSLTEDLKVSALVRSMSEILFMCGNNERAVVATLSILGSDIQHSENLSRDEVIAKALEGLSIESGLDLQKVLRIETYTSQATALKRLEAMIPSFQSRMGALLFLISALLSRGLDLVQADRDDPSLPLVTAPFGHASQEIVNLLLCGQAVPNVFDGRMDLGGGMFLKGISQCVEVGFLTLLESLNFCKVGQYLKCPKWPIWVVGSESHYTVLFALDTSVQNENELEERESQIRKAFDAQDQSGGGGFISVEGFHQVLRETNIKLPQEKLEHLCGTGFIVWSEFWQVILDLDKSLGGLKDSSGLMGKKVFYLYHFNGIAKSDLNGGQLNFRGETPLQRPRLTKLRVSVPPRWTPEEYMADVPVSSSSGATESSGKDTEVSKPEPSQHAPLVDCIRTRWPRAVCSWSGDPPSIV; translated from the exons ATGGCGGATCGCGAGGAAGAGGATTTGCAAATGGCGATTCGGATGAGCATGCAGCAGCACTCGCCGCCAGAGCCGAAGCGGAGCAAGCCGAGGGACGCCGTCGCAGGGGCCGTATCGGGTTTGCCGGAGGAGTCGCCGGAGGCAAAGAGCCGACGGATGCAACGGGAGCTCATGGCCGCGGCCGCTGAGAAGCGGATGATGGCGATGGCTGCGACGTCGACGGCGACGGTGAATAAGAGCGATTTGCCGACGGCAACGGCAGCGGGTAAAGGCGGGAAGGGCGGTGGTGATGTGGTGATGACAGAGGAAAAGGGGAAAGCCGTGCGTTCGGAAGGTGGGAGTGAGAGGTTGATGAGTAAGGAGCTGTCTGCAGAAGAAGCGAATGAGTTGTTTGCTCTTGTGTTTGGGAGTGAGGTCTCAAAGGGGATTCTAGCGCAATGGTGCAATCAGGGAATAAG GTTTAGCTCTGATCCAGAAACATCAATGGGACTAGTGCAGCATGAAGGTGGGCCATGTGGCGTTTTGGCAGCTATACAA GCATTTGCGCTCAAATACATTCTTTTCTTCCGTAATGAGTTGAAAGATGCATTATTCATGCCACAGAACCGGGTCTTGAGGGGATCGTCTTCTAAAAGTCAATCTGTTCCATCAAATGTTTTTTCTTCACTTACTGAAGATCTAAAAGTAAG tgCCCTTGTAAGAAGCATGAGTGAAATATTGTTCATGTGTGGAAATAATGAAAGGGCTGTGGTTGCAACTCTGAGCATTCTAGGGAGTGACATTCAACATTCTGAAAATCTTTCTAGGGATGAG GTAATTGCAAAAGCACTCGAAGGTCTTTCCATAGAATCCGGCTTGGATCTGCAAAAAGTTCTTAGAATTGAAACATACACGTCGCAAGCAACTGCATTGAAGAGACTTGAAGCAATGATTCCATCATTCCAAAGCCGTATGGGGGCACTGCTTTTCCTGATATCTGCTTTACTTTCCCGGGGACTG GACTTGGTTCAAGCTGACAGGGATGATCCTAGCCTACCTCTAGTTACTGCTCCTTTTGGGCATGCGTCACAG GAAATTGTGAATTTACTGCTGTGTGGACAGGCTGTCCCTAATGTCTTTGATGGCAGGATGGATTTAGGTGGAGGAATGTTTCTTAAAGGTATATCCCAGTGTGTAGAAGTTGGATTTCTCACACTGCTAGAATCCCTTAATTTCTGCAAGGTGGGTCAGTATTTGAAATGCCCAAAGTGGCCTATATGGGTTGTTGGGAGTGAATCCCACTACACAGTACTGTTTGCCCTTGACACAAGTGTTCAAAACGAGAACGAACTAGAAGAGAGGGAATCACAGATACGCAAAGCATTTGATGCCCAAGATCAGAGTGGAGGTGGTGGTTTCATTAGTGTGGAGGGTTTCCATCAAGTTCTCAGAGAAACAAATATCAAACTCCCACAAGAGAAGCTTGAGCACCTTTGTGGTACAGGCTTCATTGTATGGAGTGAGTTTTGGCAAGTAATTTTGGATCTTGACAAGAgtttgggaggtttgaaggattCATCGGGACTGATGGGTAAGAAGGTTTTTTATCTCTACCATTTTAATGGGATTGCTAAGTCAGATCTAAATGGCGGTCAATTAAACTTTAGGGGTGAAACTCCATTACAAAGACCCAGACTCACGAAATTGAGAGTTTCGGTTCCTCCAAGATGGACGCCTGAGGAATACATGGCAGATGTGCCGGTTTCATCTTCTTCCGGTGCAACTGAATCTTCTGGGAAAGACACTGAAGTATCAAAACCCGAGCCTTCTCAGCATGCACCTTTGGTAGATTGCATAAGGACTCGCTGGCCGCGTGCCGTATGCAGTTGGTCAGGGGATCCTCCTAGTATAGTCTGA
- the LOC107491467 gene encoding putative F-box protein At4g22660 — protein sequence MGGVDQWTSIHQDLLNQITKRFYSYDEYLQFRFVCKQWNFNLPQNPSGNKVPWLLLPIATAAAKRSSKKPKIYEGTISKLTERRTRIFEEEEIYYLTMPELQYNKICGSCHGWIIIVLIYEGTIQMLNPFTKVSFDLPPISTLPNVIDIHGDKCTFNFENRVGTLDTISMHKMNVWKVITNSAPNNDRYNDFMAVIIYGCGIKLAFYKPNNPRWIKFPTNHRCIVDVIFFQEKIYAVGYDFQIYEFDIKEKLEPILASNCKGNKIYFNDNGLNPSNSNGVWHHDIGIFNLEDGSCKRVPF from the exons ATGGGTGGAGTTGATCAATGGACAAGCATACATCAAGATTTGTTGAACCAAATTACAAAGCGGTTCTATTCATACGATGAATACCTTCAATTTCGATTCGTCTGCAAGCAATGGAACTTCAATCTTCCACAGAACCCCAGTGGCAACAAAGTTCCGTGGCTGCTATTGCCTATTGCTACTGCTGCTGCTAAGAGATCTTCCAAAAAACCTAAGATATATGAAGGTACCATTTCAAAATTAACTGAGAGACGAACCCGTATCTTTGAAGAGGAGGAGATTTACTATCTTACAATGCCAGAGCTGCAATACAACAAAATTTGTGGATCTTGTCATGGATGGATAATAATCGTATTAATATACGAAGGCACCATACAAATGTTAAATCCATTTACAAAGGTTAGCTTCGATCTTCCTCCAATTTCAACTCTTCCCAATGTAATTGATATTCATGGTGACAAATGCACTTTTAATTTTGAGAATAGGGTTGGCACTCTAGATACGATTTCAATGCATAAAATGAATGTTTGGAAGGTTATTACGAATTCAGCACCTAACAATGATCGTTACAATGATTTTATGGCCGTGATCATATACGGATGTGGTATAAAATTGGCCTTTTACAAGCCCAATAATCCGAGATGGATCAAGTTTCCAACAAATCATAGGTGTATTGTAGATGTCATATTTTTTCAAGAGAAGATATATGCAGTGGGCTATGACTTCCAGATATATGAATTTGATATAAAGGAAAAATTAGAGCCA ATATTGGCAAGCAATTGCAAAGGAAATAAGATCTATTTTAATGATAATGGATTAAATCCATCGAATTCGAATGGTGTTTGGCATCATGACATTGGCATATTCAATTTGGAAGATGGTAGCTGTAAAAGA GTTCCTTTTTGA
- the LOC107491631 gene encoding fructose-1,6-bisphosphatase, cytosolic — translation MDHSADAHRTDLMTITRFVLNEQSKHPESRGDFTILLSHIVLACKFVCSSVNKAGLAKLIGLAGETNVQGEEQKKLDVLSNEVFIKALISSGRTSILVSEEDEEATFVEPSLRGKYCVVFDPLDGSSNIDCGVSIGTIFGIYMVNDVNEPTLEDVLQPGKNMLAAGYCMYGSSCTFVLTTGSGVNGFTLDPSLGEFILTHPDIKIPKKGKIYSVNEGNAKNWDGPTAFYVERCKFPKDGSSPKSLRYIGSMVADVHRTLLYGGIFLYPADKKSPNGKLRVLYEVFPMSFLMEQAGGQAFTGKQRALDLIPKKLHERSPIFLGSYDDVEEIKALYAAEAK, via the exons ATGGACCACAGCGCAGATGCACACCGTACGGACCTGATGACCATAACACGATTCGTGCTCAACGAACAGTCAAAGCACCCTGAATCGCGCGGTGACTTCACCATCTTACTCAGTCACATTGTTCTTGCTTGCAAGTTCGTCTGCTCTTCTGTTAACAAG GCTGGTCTCGCCAAACTCATTGGACTTGCTGGAGAGACTAACGTTCAG GGTGAAGAGCAGAAGAAACTGGATGTGCTTTCCAATGAAGTCTTCATCAAGGCCTTGATTAGCAGTGGCCGAACT AGCATATTGGTTTCGGAAGAAGACGAGGAAGCAACCTTCGTGGAGCCTTCTTTGCGTGGAAAGTACTGCGTCGTTTTTGATCCTTTGGATGGTTCCTCTAACATTGATTGTGGCGTTTCAATTGGCACC ATATTTGGGATTTATATGGTGAACGATGTGAATGAACCAACACTAGAAGATGTTTTGCAACCTGGCAAGAACATGTTGGCTGCTGGTTATTGTATGTATGGAAGCTCTTGCACG tTTGTGTTAACCACTGGTAGTGGTGTTAATGGTTTCACGCTTGACCCATCACTTGGTGAGTTCATACTAACTCACCCTGACATCAAG ATCCCAAAGAAAGGCAAGATTTATTCAGTGAATGAAGGAAATGCTAAGAACTGGGATGGTCCTACTGCCTT TTATGTGGAGAGATGCAAGTTCCCCAAAGATGGTTCATCACCAAAGTCTCTAAGATATATTGGAAG TATGGTAGCTGATGTTCATCGAACATTGCTATATGGAGGTATCTTTTTGTACCCTGCTGATAAAAAGAGTCCTAATGGAAAACTGCG GGTACTATACGAGGTATTTCCAATGTCATTTTTGATGGAACAAGCAGGGGGACAAGCATTCACTGGCAAACAACGG GCACTTGATTTGATTCCTAAGAAGTTACATGAGAGATCTCCCATATTCCTTGGAAGCTACGATGATGTTGAGGAAATCAAAGCTCTTTATGCTGCTGAGGCCAAGTAG